From one Coffea eugenioides isolate CCC68of chromosome 11, Ceug_1.0, whole genome shotgun sequence genomic stretch:
- the LOC113751922 gene encoding uncharacterized protein LOC113751922: MFKATSKIASLSKAFSRGLLGRRADEEPQLLGRFEVDYMRAPPFTDEINEERFPSNFKLPTIASYDSRGDPKDHFHAFISAFRLYCIPDPVICQAFPVPTTKTSAHLLNIQQNSGESLRSYVQRFQDESVQIPDPNEQVTIAVFTNSRGLQSPGRDRRSVFNRIAKGKPPVLEAKLTPLNTSRSPVLSVMDQNGLGRAPPKMNGKKERRNPDLYCLYHRDVGHETEDCNDLKNEIERLIKQGYLKQFIRRDASGPKDAKRPPRDGSPGHGLGYGPNIAGVINTIACGPTGGDNQNSRKRTYQQANPNLTESSSRLSEVITYCPSDPVPATSSSHEALVIEVLANNYVVKKVYVDPGSSVDVM; this comes from the exons ATGTTTAAGGCTACTTCCAAAATCGCTTCTTTATCCAAGGCTTTTTCGCGAGGTTTGTTAGGAAGGAGAGCTGACGAAGAACCCCAGCTCCTGGGGAGGTTCGAAGTGGATTACATGAGAGCTCCGCCTTTCACAGACGAGATCAACGAGGAGAGGTTTCCTTCAAATTTCAAACTCCCCACGATAGCATCTTACGACAGCCGAGGTGATCCGAAAGACCATTTTCACGCGTTCATCTCAGCATTTCGATTATATTGCATCCCCGACCCTGTTATTTGTCAGGCTTTCCCAGT ACCTACGACCAAGACCTCGGCGCATCTGTTGAATATACAGCAGAACTCGGGCGAGTCACTTAGGTCTTATGTGCAGAGATTTCAGGATGAGAGCGTGCAGATACCCGACCCCAACGAGCAGGTGACGATAGCTGTCTTTACTAACAG CAGAGGTCTCCAGAGCCCCGGCCGAGACCGCCGGAGCGTCTTCAATAGAATAGCCAAGGGAAAGCCGCCGGTCTTGGAAGCCAAGTTAACTCCCTTGAACACCAGCCGATCTCCTGTGCTGTCTGTGATGGACCAAAACGGACTTGGGCGAGCCCCTCCAAAGATGAACGGCAAAAAGGAGAGAAGAAATCCTGACCTGTACTGCCTATACCACCGAGATGTTGGGCATGAGACAGAGGACTGCAATGACCTCAAGAACGAGATAGAGCGTCTCATTAAGCAGGGTTACCTCAAGCAATTCATCCGACGAGATGCGAGTGGTCCCAAGGATGCCAAGAGGCCTCCCAGAGATGGGTCCCCCGGTCATGGGTTAGGCTATGGGCCCAACATCGCTGGAGTTATTAACACCATAGCCTGTGGCCCGACGGGAGGGGACAACCAAAACTCCCGAAAGAGGACCTACCAACAGGCTAACCCGAACTTAACTGAGTCGAGTTCTCGGCTGTCCGAGGTGATCACATATTGCCCAAGTGATCCTGTCCCGGCCACATCCAGCAGTCATGAGGCCTTGGTGATCGAGGTACTGGCCAACAATTACGTCGTCAAGAAAGTGTACGTTGATCCAGGAAGCTCAGTAGACGTCATGTAA
- the LOC113751923 gene encoding uncharacterized protein LOC113751923 has translation MVKKDLGKWRMCVDFTDLNKIGMSEEDQEKMTFFTDQGVYCYTTIPFGLKNGGATYQWLINRVFKAQIGRNVEAYVDDILLKSKETSAFLSDSAAKALPLFKVLKKADKFTWTMECQQAFEELKEYLHHLPTLTSSRPEETLYLYLLAADEAVSAVLMRDDGVQVPIYYISRVLCGPETRYTRAEKLVLGLVHVARRLKPYFLAHPAQDLTDFLAELTFLGSRDPPLTEAGPQRWTLYVDGSSNSGGSGAGLLLEDPHGKTCSYVLRFDFAASNNEAEYKSLIAGLQLARRLGAYQISVYSDSQLVVYQVQGEYEARAENMQQYLFKVHQLVAYFESFDIQRILRSKNRRADALSKFASTAFATLNKTVHVEVLFELGYLEEKVYPVTVEDTWMSLLINFFGQGVLPDDKAEARKIQGKAARYALQGGNLYKRSYLGPWLCCVTAEEGGNILRDIHEGLCEVHVGHRMLVKKALLLSYFWPTIRQDAQILVLSCPSCQHHTPEHHQPTNFMVPITSPWPFEQWGTDIIGPFPRATGGYAYIMVAIDYFTKWVETEALKSITDQAIQKFFWKHIVCRFGLSQIIIFDNGKQFVDNPFKAWCGELGIKQHFTSVEHPQTNGQAENFN, from the exons ATGGTAAAAAAGGATTTAGGTAAGTGGAGGATGTGTGTAGACTTCACCGATCTGAATAAG ATAGGAATGAGCGAAGAGGACCAAGAAAAAATGACTTTCTTCACGGATCAGGGGGTCTACTGTTATACGACTATACCTTTCGGGCTTAAAAACGGTGGAGCCACCTACCAGTGGCTGATCAACCGAGTCTTTAAAGCTCAGATAGGTCGCAATGTCGAAGCATATGTCGACGACATCTTACTAAAAAGCAAGGAGACTTCGGCATTTTTGTCTGAC TCAGCGGCCAAGGCATTGCCCCTTTTCAAGGTACTCAAGAAAGCTGACAAGTTCACCTGGACTATGGAATGCCAGCAGGCTTTCGAAGAGTTGAAAGAATATCTTCATCACCTTCCCACACTTACGTCATCTCGACCTGAGGAGACCTTATACCTTTACCTTTTGGCCGCGGACGAGGCTGTCAGCGCCGTGCTAATGCGGGACGATGGGGTTCAAGTACCCATTTATTACATCAGTCGAGTTCTCTGTGGCCCTGAGACCCGGTACACCCGAGCAGAAAAGCTCGTGTTGGGGTTAGTCCACGTGGCCCGCAGACTAAAGCCTTACTTCCTAGCCCACCCT GCCCAAGATTTGACAgacttcttggccgagctcacCTTTCTTGGGAGCCGAGACCCCCCTTTGACCGAAGCTGGACCCCAACGATGGACCTTATATGTGGATGGATCTTCCAATAGCGGGGGTAGCGGAGCTGGTTTGCTCCTCGAAGACCCTCATGGAAAGACATGCTCCTACGTACTCCGATTCGATTTCGCCGCGTCAAACAATGAAGCTGAGTACAAGTCCCTCATCGCGGGCTTGCAATTGGCCCGGAGGCTTGGTGCCTACCAAATCTCAGTTTATAGTGACTCCCAACTCGTAGTATACCAGGTGCAGGGAGAGTACGAGGCTAGAGCGGAAAACATGCAGCAGTACCTCTTTAAAGTTCACCAGTTAGTAGCGTACTTCGAGTCATTTGACATCCAAAGGATACTCCGGTCAAAGAATAGGCGAGCTGATGCCTTGTCAAAATTCGCCTCCACTGCATTTGCCACGCTCAATAAAACGGTTCACGTGGAGGTTCTATTTGAGTTGGGGTACCTCGAGGAGAAGGTTTACCCAGTGACTGTAGAAGATACTTGGATGAGTCTCCTTATCAACTTTTTTGGACAAGGAGTTCTCCCAGATGACAAGGCCGAAGCGAGGAAAATTCAGGGCAAAGCGGCTAGATACGCGCTTCAAGGTGGTAACCTGTATAAACGTTCTTACCTTGGCCCGTGGCTGTGCTGCGTCACAGCCGAGGAGGGTGGAAACATCCTCCGAGATATACATGAAGGACTGTGCGAGGTACACGTCGGACATCGGATGTTGGTTAAGAAGGCCCTATTACTTAGCTATTTTTGGCCAACCATTCGACAAGATGCCCAGATATTGGTCCTGAGTTGCCCCTCCTGCCAGCACCATACGCCCGAACACCACCAGCCGACCAACTTCATGGTCCCCATCACATCTCCGTGGCCGTTCGAGCAATGGGGGACAGATATCATTGGCCCTTTCCCGAGGGCCACAGGTGGCTATGCCTATATCATGGTAGCGATAGACTATTTTACGAAGTGGGTTGAAACCGAAGCTTTAAAAAGCATCACTGACCAAGCTATCCAGAAGTTCTTCTGGAAGCACATAGTTTGCCGCTTCGGGTTATCTCAGATCATCATCTTTGATAATGGGAAGCAATTTGTAGACAACCCCTTCAAAGCGTGGTGCGGGGAACTTGGAATCAAACAGCATTTCACTTCGGTTGAACATCCTCAAACCAACGGACAGGCAGAGAATTTCAACTGA
- the LOC113751810 gene encoding auxin-responsive protein SAUR24-like, whose protein sequence is MAIRLPRIIQAKQILRRSTSTSNAAISGSVDVPKGYLAIYVGESERKRFVIPIAYLNEPAFQDSLSQAEEEFGFDHPMGGLTIARREDMFIDITSRLGRTVS, encoded by the coding sequence ATGGCTATCCGACTACCTCGTATTATTCAAGCTAAGCAAATTCTTAGGCGCTCTACATCAACATCCAATGCTGCTATTTCAGGTTCTGTAGATGTTCCAAAAGGCTACTTAGCCATTTATGTTGGAGAAAGTGAAAGGAAGCGATTCGTGATTCCCATTGCTTACTTGAATGAGCCTGCGTTCCAAGATTCGCTAAGCCAAGCTGAGGAAGAATTTGGTTTTGATCATCCGATGGGGGGTTTGACAATCGCACGCAGAGAAGACATGTTCATTGATATCACTTCTCGCTTGGGTAGAACCGTGAGTTAG
- the LOC113751811 gene encoding auxin-responsive protein SAUR23-like — MAIRLPRILQAKQILRQSSKDVSKGYVAVYVGESEKKRFVIPISYLNQPTFRELLSQAEEEFGFDHPMGGLTIPCREDKFIDVTSCLS, encoded by the coding sequence ATGGCCATCCGTCTGCCTCGTATTCTTCAAGCTAAGCAAATCCTAAGACAGTCTTCGAAAGATGTTTCGAAGGGCTACGTTGCAGTTTATGTTggagaaagtgaaaagaaacgATTTGTGATTCCCATTTCTTACCTGAATCAGCCTACATTCCGAGAATTGTTGAGTCAAGCTGAGGAAGAATTTGGCTTTGATCATCCAATGGGGGGTTTGACAATCCCTTGCAGAGAAGACAAGTTCATTGATGTGACCTCTTGCTTGAGTTAA